From a region of the Arachis ipaensis cultivar K30076 chromosome B09, Araip1.1, whole genome shotgun sequence genome:
- the LOC110267099 gene encoding glycerol-3-phosphate 2-O-acyltransferase 6-like, translating into MANSSTNTIATFPPVEKCNSIGRENHTVVADMDGTLLIGRSSFPYFALIAFEVGGFLRLLFFLLASPLAAILYYFVSESAGIQVLVFASMAGMRLSSIESVARAVLPKFYSGDLHPETWRVFSSCGRRYVLTANPRVMVEPFLKEMLGADIVLGTELESYKGRATGFVCKPGVLVGKNKADVLKKTFGDEKPDIGLGDRLTDAPFMSLCKEAYIVPPKPQVKAVTSEKLPKPIIFHDGRLVQKPTPLNALLTLLWIPLGFPLACLRIAAGSLLPMPLVYYAFWALGVRVTIKGTPPPPANKSSGQSGVLFICSHRTLLDPIFLSTALGRPIPAVTYSVSRLSEIISPIKTVRLSRDRATDASMIKKLLQEGDLAICPEGTTCREPFLLRFSALFAELTDELVPVAMVNRMSMFHGTTARGWKGMDPFYFFMNPSPAYEVTFLNKLPKDLTCGSGGKMSIDVANYIQRLIAATLSYECTNFTRKDKYKALAGNDGTVPLDKNPILKANKLMGC; encoded by the exons ATGGCAAATAGTTCAACCAACACTATTGCTACTTTTCCGCCAGTGGAAAAATGTAACTCCATAGGGAGAGAAAACCACACTGTTGTGGCAGACATGGATGGAACTTTGCTCATAGGGCGAAGTTCCTTCCCATACTTTGCCCTAATTGCCTTTGAGGTCGGTGGGTTCCTAAGACTCCTCTTCTTTCTCTTGGCATCCCCATTGGCTGCCATTTTATACTACTTTGTCTCCGAATCCGCGGGGATTCAAGTCCTCGTCTTCGCCTCAATGGCGGGGATGAGGCTCTCCAGTATAGAGTCTGTAGCACGTGCCGTGCTCCCCAAGTTTTATTCTGGGGATCTCCACCCGGAGACATGGCGCGTGTTTTCGTCATGTGGAAGGCGGTACGTCCTCACGGCGAATCCACGGGTGATGGTGGAGCCATTTTTGAAGGAGATGTTGGGTGCCGACATAGTTTTGGGGACAGAATTAGAAAGTTATAAGGGAAGAGCAACCGGATTTGTTTGCAAGCCCGGAGTTCTTGTTGGAAAAAATAAAGCAGATGTGCTCAAGAAAACTTTTGGTGATGAGAAACCAGATATTGGACTTGGAGATAGACTCACTGATGCTCCTTTCATGTCTTTGTGCAag GAAGCATATATTGTCCCTCCAAAACCACAAGTGAAGGCAGTTACAAGTGAGAAGCTTCCAAAACCCATAATATTTCATGATGGAAGGCTTGTCCAAAAGCCAACACCTCTCAATGCACTGCTAACACTCCTTTGGATCCCTCTAGGGTTTCCCTTAGCCTGCCTCCGCATCGCCGCCGGATCTCTCCTCCCTATGCCACTTGTCTACTACGCCTTTTGGGCCCTCGGCGTCCGCGTCACCATCAAAGGAACACCACCTCCGCCGGCAAATAAATCCAGCGGCCAAAGCGGTGTCCTCTTCATATGCTCCCACAGAACCCTACTTGACCCTATTTTTCTCTCCACAGCCCTCGGCCGCCCTATACCGGCCGTAACCTACTCAGTCTCACGTCTCTCGGAGATAATCTCACCAATCAAGACGGTTAGATTAAGCCGTGATCGCGCCACGGACGCTTCGATGATTAAGAAGCTTCTACAAGAAGGCGACCTTGCAATTTGCCCTGAAGGGACAACTTGCAGGGAACCTTTCCTTCTAAGGTTTTCGGCCTTGTTCGCGGAGTTGACGGACGAATTGGTGCCGGTGGCAATGGTGAATAGGATGAGCATGTTCCATGGAACAACCGCTAGAGGGTGGAAAGGGATGGATCCATTCTACTTCTTCATGAACCCTAGCCCAGCTTATGAGGTAACATTCTTGAACAAGTTGCCTAAGGACTTGACTTGTGGGTCTGGTGGCAAGATGAGCATTGATGTGGCCAATTACATTCAGAGGCTCATTGCTGCAACATTGTCATATGAATGCACAAACTTCACTAGGAAAGACAAGTACAAGGCTCTTGCTGGTAATGATGGAACTGTCCCTCTTGACAAAAACCCTATTCTTAAGGCCAACAAACTCATGGGCTGCTAA
- the LOC107616051 gene encoding ubiquitin carboxyl-terminal hydrolase 13 — MKDTTQNQQVQNFGDPFFLVVHEGETLADVKLRIQKKLQVPDEEFSKWKFAFLSLGRPEYLQDSDVVSSRFQRRDIYGAWEQYLGLEHTDNAPKKSYAVNQPDMDGIDDRELTMD; from the exons ATGAAAGATACGACACAAAATCAG CAAGTTCAGAATTTTGGAGACCCTTTTTTCTTGGTTGTACATGAGGGTGAGACTTTAGCTGATGTCAAGTTGCGGATACAGAAAAAGTTGCAAGTTCCAGATGAAGAGTTTTCGAAG TGGAAGTTTGCATTTCTGTCACTCGGTCGTCCTGAATACCTACAAGATTCAGATGTTGTTTCCTCTCGGTTTCAG AGAAGGGATATCTATGGCGCTTGGGAGCAATATCTTGGACTGGAACACACGGACAATGCTCCAAAAAAGTCCTATGCTGTCAACCAG CCTGATATGGATGGTATTGATGATCGAGAGTTAACGATGGATTAA